From Punica granatum isolate Tunisia-2019 chromosome 1, ASM765513v2, whole genome shotgun sequence:
ATTTCTTTAACCATGTTATTCGGAAGTTAAATAGGTTCCGATTAATCCAATTAAGATGGAATGGCTcactaagaggtaaagctCTCATAGCGAATTTTTATTTAGGAGAAACAAGCGTtgaaccgcttgaatcaatcCACGTTGATTATTTGCTTCATATTCTTTACTTCGAAACAAGAGACaacatatttctttttcttttttttttccctttctttttaagATTACAAGATATCATCCATCATCAATAGGTTGagtatgaatttttatttgaacGTCAATTAAACTTGGATCACAAGATACTTCTAGCAATTTTATCCAATGCCATCACCAGAGATGAAGTCCATGTACTCCTAAACCACCCCCTTGTAGTTACAAAACGTGGATATTCTAATCTCATGACATGAGAcagtttaatatattttttatgggATAATATATTTCTCCCGTGGCTCAAGCTTCTACATTTATCAAACAATCTATATGATAATTTTGTATCAGAAGATTATACGCGTGCGGGTCTCAATCAAGATAAACTGTGCCTGGGATAGATTGTAAACAGTTCTTATATGTACCTATTCATTTTTGTCTCATTAAATAAGCTGACTAAATATTTTGCATACTAAAGGCAGGATGTTGATACTCATCCCAGGTCATCTAATTTCACCGACTGCTCGAATGCTATGTTAATATCCATGATGCAACCGATTTGGTCCCAATGAATTAACAATAAACTGCGATTATGACATACCGCGGGGAAGATACGCAACGAGGATCTTATGCAGGGACGGAGCGACATTCAACTCAGCAGGGGCACCTACCCACCCTGAATTTTAACTTCTTTGAATTTCGCCCTCGTATTACTATTATTTTGCACCCGATAAAAGAAATCTTTATGCATTATACGTATTAAGTCATTATTCTTGAACCCActggcaaaaaaaataaaaatcatggCCCCGTCCCAGTTCCTATGGATGAGGATAATTCCGCAGTCCTACGATGATGTATCGTTCATTAGCCTCTCGAGGCCATCGAATCGATGTGTAGGCTACTTCAAAGTGTTAATCCGGCGGTTTAAAGTGAGAGCTGCTTAACCGGATAATTTCACGAGGAATGATGGGGGAGTCAAAGGGGGTACGAAAAGACAAGTGTTTGGTCCAACTGACAGTAGCTGAGACGTCCTCGTGCCATCTCGATCTCGCTGCCACAGATTGTGGGACACGTGCGTGCTCTATGACAATACGAAGACCGGGAAAATTCTACATAAACCGACAAATTAGATAACAAGACAAGctcttttatgattttatgaGTTTGCAGCCAGCCTCGGATATCAACCCGAttgattttacaattttattttaaaattttaattttaattttaattttaactgtATTTACTATACAATAAAGATCAACTCTTCTAATTTAAAAAGATGAGTCTTATATATAAACTCACATACAATttcattatactcaatttaatttttaatattaaattctctctactattcattactttttcaacaacacaatcaccactttctcttaactattcattactttttcatatttttttatcataattcaacaacacaatcattacaacccaattaaaatcaaaacttaactttacttaactctaaaaccaaatacacCAACACTGACTTCGAAATCATGTCACCCGAAAGAAATTTTGATGTTAGATACAGGGCGTGGGCGTggtaatttcttaattttacatACTTTTAACGGAGAAGTTATTAAATGATCCTATCTTGTCATGTGACGTAAAAAAacatcaattaaattatataaaattaggaATTTGATATTAATCACTCaaataattgttataattattctttattGAAGGATTCTTATTGATTCTTTCTCATCGCTTCTTCTCACCGCGTCATTTGAAATAAGATCATTTAGAATTTTCTCGTTTTAGCTGGTTATTTTATTCGAGTTTTGGACCTCTACAATGCATGAGAAGGCCATTATTAAGTTGCCCTTAGTGATCATTAGGATTATACTGAATCATAGTAAGAAAAACTGAACTGGCCGCATACTAAGTAATCCGAATCTATGTTCATGATTGAATTATACTGGACAATATGCCATCGCacattcataaaatttttacaTTCCTGGGTACTAAGTAAATTATTGGCCGAGGGATATTTCCCTCGCTAAACCTTATTCTCGAGGGATATTCAGCGAGGGATTTGGCCCTCGCTAATCACTTGTTTTTTAGTAGTGTATGTAGGCAGTTGGAATAGTTTGAGcctaatttaataataaatttatctttCTTAAGTAGTATATTGTATGTATACTTGTAGTCAGGGGCGAAGCCAATTAATTGGTATGGaggcaattgcccccctgaactttgaatttttttaaaattttgtcccaaaattatgtaaaattagtatATTACTTctctgaaaaaatatatttatatactatTTATATAAAGTAATATTTTTGCCCCACTTGATGAAAAATTCTGGCCCCGCTACATGGTAAAGGTGGTTGTTTCGAATTCAAATTGTCCTAGCCACTATAGTATATTTATATTGTTATTTCTGGAGGGCTTAGATCGGTTATAATATTTTACAGAATAATCTGAGTAATTTGGAGGGGAACTAATTAGTTCCTAGGATTCCCGCACATCCAAATCCGTCCACAAAACTGGCCCGATGCGTGGCCCTGACCCTTGAGTTGAGCTCTATCGCATCGTGGAGATAGTAAATCAGATCGCACAACACTGATCAATATCATTAAGTCGTAGTTTCCCATCGGTAAAACACTTTGCATTTCCctcaaatgaatgaattaatgAATCGGGAAGTCTAATGTATCATTACAGATCTTTCTGCAAGCAAAAGTCAGTCAACAAAACATGGCAAAAGATCTCtagctaaaaaaaaataaaaatgagaaaggCAAGTCACGACACAGAGGCAGTCCTATAtcatcttctcttcttttcttttcttttttttttttctcttttttcccgCTTGAACGCAGGCAGACCATAATTATGTACTGTGTAGGAAAAATAATGGAGCAGAAAGGTGGTCTGTGGTCTCCCAATCCTACTTTGGAGAAATATTATTCCATCTGCAACACGAGGGGAATGATTGATATTAAAAGAAGTTAAATGGTCCAAAAGTAGAAATAGATTATCGTGTTGAGTGCTCCCAAAGGTAAAAGTAGAGGTACCAAACGTGTGTTTTCTAATGCATGTCAAAATCATGGAATTCCATAATTATGTCTTCTATTTACCATCATTTCTTATCATAACACTATCTAAAATAGTAATTAACCGAATCACAATATCAAATTCTCCTATAAAAAGaactaataataatacttaCATAATGAAATAATCCATAAACTGTTGTGACAAGATATCTATAACACGAGATGAGAGaacatagaaaaataaatcgaACACCAAATATACGACCCTCAATGGAGAAACATTAACGGACAGAGCATGAGAATCTACTAGATCGATAAATAAGATATTACAGCTCTCAGAGATGTCTCTCAATTCCAGTCCCATTACAAAATCCAATCCCAAAGAGTCTAATCCGATCTCTCAATTTTCTCCATCCTCTCACTCTAAATTGAGACTCCAAGAAGATAAATCAGAGAATTTATCAAGAAGAACATTCACCGACCTCGTGATTCCAGACTCTCTCACCGGCCTCCAAGGACCTAGGGTTTCGCACCATCGAGGCACATTTCACAACTCGTATAAAACCCTATATATAGGTTTATACGAGAATATATCATAAATCTCTAGAGATATCATAATATCTCTCTTAGAATATTTCTTAGGATATTTCCTCTTATGAGGTTACAAGAAATCccgaaaatataaaaaacaaTATTTTCCAACAATTTCTTCCTCGCTTTGAGTCTTAGAGTTTTCGCAATCTGAGCTTAATGCAAGACAATCTCCAACAAATCTCCACCTTAGCTTGCATTAAGCCAAGCACTGCAACAGTCCGTCTTGACTCACCTACTATGTCATGGCCCTCACCGAGCTCCACCTTGTCCAACGCTATCACTCCGCTCCAATCCAAACCACCCTTGGACTTCTTCGAGGTGCCGGGCTTCCTCAGCTTTTGTGTGGTGCACCCTCCAAAGTTGAACATTTTGTTCAAGTCGAATTCCCGACTTCATAAGTACATGAGATCACTAACTCCGTAAGCCCGAAACGTCTCATCGATCTCATTTGCTCACCCACCTGCCTTTTGCACGTTTACAATTCAGTAGAGATTTGGCCTCCATTCAAATCATCCCGACTGAATATCCTCTACGCCAGGCTGAGTATTCAGAGCTTTCTCCCAAGCTCCACCTTTTCCACTGCTGTATGGGTTAAGGCTATTAGGACTTCTCCTTCTAGCACTCCCTTCAACTCGATCTGCCATCACTCGTTGTTGCTTGATCCATCGACCTTCTCAAACTTGAAACTCGCAAACGACATCTTCAGGATCCAATCCACTCctagctctgataccaattgttgtGATAAGATGCCTATAGCAAGAGATGAGATAACggagaaaaataaatcaaacattagatatacgtggtaaaaccCTCAACGGAGAAATATCCACGGAAAGAGTAGAAGAATCCACTAGATCAATAAATATGAGATTACAGCCCTCAGAGATGTCTCTCAATCCCAGCCCCCTTACAAACCCAATCCCGATAAGAATCTAACATGATCTCTCAATTCTCTCCATCCTCTCACTCTAAATCGAGAATTCAAGAAGATAATCCAGAGAATTTCTCAAGAGGATCACACCATCATTGACCCGTGATTccaaactctctctctcaccaTCCCCTAAGGGACTAGGGTTTAACGGCATTGATGCACATTTCACAACTCATATAGTAGAGAATATATCCTAAATCTCTTGAGATATCATGATATCTCTCATAGAATATTTCCTAGGATATTTCCTCTTATGAGGTTACAAGAAATTCCGAAAAtataggaaatttttttttctcccaatTGCTTCCTCGCTCTGGGTCTTAGAGTTTCCACAGTCCGAGCTTAATGCAAGACAATATCCAACAGAAATGTTGAGTAATTtaccatttatttcattatgaGAAGGATTGTGAGGATATTAAGATTGATTATTAATATGAGATATTAATGCCcagtttggtttcatcatattattttagaatcacaattctaatttaactttattcactacaaaacaaaataactcgtacaaagttaaagagtgggtcccatttatactacttttttccacaacaaaacaacataattcatacaaagtcaaagggttggccccatttataccactatttttcaaaatcaaaatctgattttaaaatcctattatgaaatcaaacgcaacaTAACATTCGAGAATGGAAAAGGAGAGTTGAATTTAATGATTTATACGTATACAGTACAACCCTCCCAAGAtgttctctctctcaattCTTGGACCCTATGGGTAGTCCTAGCATAGCATAGCAGGAGATCTAAGCTAAACATCCTAGCTAGACTGTTGGATTTCATTTCCTATGCAGTTCATGCATGCACACTCGCACACGTCCGTTTCACAATCTGTTGAAAATTCTACTACCTTTCTCTGTCTCAATTgatgttctctctctctctctctctctctctctctatctatctatatatatatagcagttCGAGGTAACCATCTCGTTGCCTCCTTTACTAGTCAAAAgagactctctctctctctcacgtcCAATTTCTCACATCCCAGCTAGACATATGGGTATTATAGTAGTAGTCGGGTTGTTTATGTTACTTTTACTCGGTTTCTTGGCGTTGAGCCATTTCAAGCcattgatcatcaaatatgaTGGTAGTGGTGGTGGTAGTAGTGGTCTTCTTATTCCAGACGGTAGTCTCGGTTGGCCTGTTATTGGTGAAACTCTCGGATTTCTCGAGCCTCACCCTTCTACTTCGCTCGGTTCCTTCCTTCAAAACCACTGCTCCAAGTAAAGTTACCATAACCACGTTTAGTTTAGCTTTAGATCTCTTCTGACTCTGTTATGAGATGAGTTTCTGAAACATGTATTTTAAGTAATAAAGGTAGTCGTAGATAAACACAAAATCGTGAaagttcacatataaataatttaatcatGAATGTTATGCAATGCATGcttattttgaatttatagGCATTTTTCAAACAACTAGCTTGCTagctaataaaataattaccaACATTCTCTCTAAGGTATGGGAAAGTGTTCAAGTCGCACTTGTTCTTGGCACCAACGGTTGTTTCCTGCGACCAAGAGCTCAACTGCTTCATCCTCCAAAATGAAGGAGCCCTGTTCGAGTGCAGCTACCCGAAGCCGATCCACGGCATCCTCGGCAAACTCTCCATGCTCGTTGCCGTCGGGGACACCCACAGGCGGCTTAGGAGTGCTGCCCTCTCCCTCGTCTCTGTCACCAAATCAAAGCCCCAGTTCCTCAACGACATCGAAAGGGCAGCACTTGAGGTCTTGGGTTCGTGGAGAAACGAGGACAGGGTCTTGTTCTGTGAGGATGCTAGGAAGGTAATTTTACGTACTATATACGCATAAGTGGCCTCATTGAGTGTAGGTTGTATGTGTAGATCAAATAATTCTATTTAAATGTGTACCTTTTCATTGCACAGTTCACCTTCAATGTAATAGTAAAGCAGGTGTTAGGCTTAACACCTGATGAGCCGCGGACCAGAGCCATCCTCCACGATTTCGTCACTTTCATGAGAGGCCTAGTGTCGATCCCTTTATACATTCCCGGCACTCCGTATGCTCGGGCTGTCCAGGTACAGTTACACAAACTTTCCTCTGCATAAACATTTCGAACCAACACTCAGTTCCAAGTCGAGCAAATACATTCTGTACAGGCTAGACAAAGAATATCATCAAGTGTGAGGTCGATCATGGAAGAGAGACGACAAGCCGGTCGTGGTGGATGGAATGCTACGAGTAGTGATTTCCTCGAGATACTATTGGGAATGGACACATTATCTGATGATGAAAAATTGAGCTTCATCTTAGATTCTCTGTTAGGTGGCTATGAGACAACATCTCTGTTGATGTCCATGGTGGTTTATTTTCTTGGCCAGTCCAGTGCTGCATTTGAACAAGCAAAGGTAAATATTCTGCTACTTTTAATCCTTTGATTTCTGCAgattttgtttcattaatttaaaaagtacGATGACAATTTCTAGCAAAAAACATATGATGATAATTATAATAGTCTCTCTGATTTGGAACATTCTTGTCACGACAATCCGATCGGATATGAAGTTAGAGCACCAACGCATAAGAAGCAGGAAGAAGGAAGACGAGTGTCTAAGCTGGGACGATTACAAGAAAATGGAGTTCACTCAAAAGGTAATAACAGGAATTCTGTTTTCCTGGAGAATTAAAAGATCACTCTGGACTCGACCGACAGATTGAGGACGACTCGCAATCTGATGATCTTACAAAATTTATATAGGTTATGAACGAAGCTCTCAGATGTGGGAACATCGTAAAATTCGTACATAGGAAGGCTCTGAAAGACGTCAGGTTCAAAGGTTGTCATCATATTGCATGCGTGCGTTagctttttgttttttagttttgcccttttctttttgacattttattcaaattttgttCCAGGTTTTTATATTCCTCGTGGTTGGAAGGTCCTACCTGTCCTCAGTGCGGCCAATTTGGACCCAACTCTCCATGCCAATCCTCTTCAATTTCATCCATGGAGATGGGAGGTAAAATAACTACTTGCACAGTTCAGATAGGCATAATTTCTCCTAGATATATTCTTAACGGTATGCATCACTTCAAATTTAACGTGTAGAGCCACGACCAAACGAGCAAGAAATTTACGCCATTTGGAGGAGGCTCGAGGTGCTGCCCTGGCTTCGAGCTTGCCAAGCTCGAGGTCGCATTCTTCCTCCACCACCTCTTATTAAATTTCCGGTAAGAACATCGATCTTCTTCTTACTCAGTATGCACATCCGTATATATTGATACAGTTTCTAGCTAGGACGAAAGAAATTTGAACCAAACCGAAGGAAATTCAACATGCATGAGCTCAATTCAGTTTCCTTGAGTTGTTTAATTTGTAGGTGGAAGATTGAAGATGAGGAGGAGCAACCGATAGCATATCCGTACGTTGAATTCAAAACCGGATTGGCACTTCGAGTGGAAAGTTGCTCAAATATGAGCTGACAATTTCTCCTTACAAAGTACTAAATATCGTGATGGTTCGGCATGTACAATTAGAAACTTCATATCGTTGTGACAGTTAGCACACATGCATGTATGTAATCATGTTTGGTTCGTATGAGAGATTTGAATTTTGAGAACTGAGTTCGAGTCGGGCGTGTGCTAAACCATGAGAGCGAGATCTATGTAACTCAATCCAAATGATAGAACAGAGAGGTTATTTTCATTGAAATGATGCTTCCATACCTCTAATTAGCTTCCAAGAATTGATCAAATGATCAAACCACCAGGCCAAATCTACATGGCCCTCACCGCAATAGGGCTCCTAACAGAGCGAGTCTTATCTGACCAAACCAACTCCCCAAATAGATAGCCCTTAGgagcattaacttttcttgaCTTGAGGGTCACACTGAAGGTCCTGTGTTCTCCAATCTTGTCGAACCTCAATGTGCTGGGCTTCACCGAAATCGAGACTCCATCTGGGCTCATGACCTGAGCCATGTATGTCCCTGGAGGTCCCACATTCTTTACAGTTCGAGTTACTGTGACTCTCCTGGAGAGCTTGGGGACAGTGATCGCAGGGTAGTTGAAGTCCAGAAGACTAGTGCGCTTCGGGCACTTGTAGGGGCTGTCAGTAAACCTAGATATCTGCGTCTTGTTGTACCCCAGAGCACAGAGGAACTTGAGATAATCACCGATTTCTAAGTCGTAGACGAGGCCCGGATCCATGGCCTTGTTCGGCTGCATGTGTCCTGCGCCATAGCTGAACGGAGTAGCCTTGTAGGAGGATGCGTTTAGGATCGGTTCCATGGCATTATCAAAGGGAGTTGCTGCCCAAGGAGGAAATGAGAACTGACTCtgaatcaagaaaaagaaactcaTAAAAGGAATGTACGGAAACATACTTACCGGTGGTCATAATCGCCGATCGAATTGCTGCAGGACTCCAACTGGGATAGAGAATCTTCAGAAGGCCCACGACCCCCGACACATGAGGACAAGACATCGAAGTGCCTGAGATCGCATTAAATGGGATTCTGCGCTTATCGAACTCTTCATCTGTGGGGGCCCGAGCTTCGGTATAAGCGGCTATCACACTAACTCCAGGTGCAGTAATATCAGGCTGTTTAGAAAGGACGTCATAGTGATTTAACTTAAGGCACATGATGACGTGAAAGTATTCTGGTGTAATCATGAGAATGTTAAGAAAAAACTAAAACCTTCAGGATTTCCGGTGTGATAGTGTTGGGTCCTTTCGATGAGAAAGCAGCCATGACGGGAGATGGCTTGACGCCAAATTGTGTTGTCACTTGCGTGATCATGGCCATGGGAGACCTATTAAAATCATCATAGAGCTTATGACAGAGCACATTACATTACATTGCTGCAGCTCCAATTTGCACATGTACAATCATTAAAAACGGGATCGATCTTAGCAATGTTAAACAAGCTTACCTAGAAGAATTGACATAGTTGAAGACAGTGACGCCATCGCTGTACTTGATATGTGTAGCAGGAAGCAAGTGGGGATCAGGAATTATTTCATTCCCAGAGGCATTGTTGTTGGAGAGAATCATCCCCACGGCCCCTGCCAAGAGGGCTTGCTCGCCTTTGTCGACTCTTGGATTGTCTCCTCGGAGGCAGAGCAATATCTTTCCCTTCACCTTGACGGGATCAAGCGTTCCAGCCTTGCACAGAATCCTGCGCAGAACCAACAAATGCCGTCAGTTTACTTCTGTGTACTTTCCAATATCAGTATGAGAACAACACTGGTCATGTCGGAGAGAGTTTCGGTCCTTCCTTACGCTTGCTCGGCTGATGCATTGCGTGCTTTGACATTGGCTGCATTGATTAGCTGGTAAAACTTGGCGGGC
This genomic window contains:
- the LOC116192809 gene encoding cytochrome P450 724B1-like — encoded protein: MGIIVVVGLFMLLLLGFLALSHFKPLIIKYDGSGGGSSGLLIPDGSLGWPVIGETLGFLEPHPSTSLGSFLQNHCSKYGKVFKSHLFLAPTVVSCDQELNCFILQNEGALFECSYPKPIHGILGKLSMLVAVGDTHRRLRSAALSLVSVTKSKPQFLNDIERAALEVLGSWRNEDRVLFCEDARKFTFNVIVKQVLGLTPDEPRTRAILHDFVTFMRGLVSIPLYIPGTPYARAVQARQRISSSVRSIMEERRQAGRGGWNATSSDFLEILLGMDTLSDDEKLSFILDSLLGGYETTSLLMSMVVYFLGQSSAAFEQAKLEHQRIRSRKKEDECLSWDDYKKMEFTQKVMNEALRCGNIVKFVHRKALKDVRFKGFYIPRGWKVLPVLSAANLDPTLHANPLQFHPWRWESHDQTSKKFTPFGGGSRCCPGFELAKLEVAFFLHHLLLNFRWKIEDEEEQPIAYPYVEFKTGLALRVESCSNMS
- the LOC116192808 gene encoding subtilisin-like protease SBT5.3; this translates as MGMALRHLQLFLLLFSIMEHRPIFAAKKKSYVVYLGAHSHPSEEALLPSADELYSRVTESHCDFLGSFLGSREEARDAMFYSYTRHINGFAATIEDDVAAEIAKHPSVVSVFVNQGKRLHTTRSWEFLGLEHNGLVHSDSIWKKATFGEGIIIGNLDTGVWPESNSFSDVGYGPIPSKWRGICQNDKDPAFHCNRKLIGARYFNKGYAAAVGPLNATFDSPRDNEGHGSHTLSTAGGNFVPGASVFGYSKGTAKGGSPRARVAAYKVCWPPANGNECFDADVLAGFDAAIHDGVNLLSVSLGGGAAPYFNDGIAIGSFHAVKHGIVVVCSAGNSGPLDGTVSNLSPWLITVAASTMDRDFSNYVITGDGKRIKGESLSEKSLPAKFYQLINAANVKARNASAEQAILCKAGTLDPVKVKGKILLCLRGDNPRVDKGEQALLAGAVGMILSNNNASGNEIIPDPHLLPATHIKYSDGVTVFNYVNSSRSPMAMITQVTTQFGVKPSPVMAAFSSKGPNTITPEILKPDITAPGVSVIAAYTEARAPTDEEFDKRRIPFNAISGTSMSCPHVSGVVGLLKILYPSWSPAAIRSAIMTTATPFDNAMEPILNASSYKATPFSYGAGHMQPNKAMDPGLVYDLEIGDYLKFLCALGYNKTQISRFTDSPYKCPKRTSLLDFNYPAITVPKLSRRVTVTRTVKNVGPPGTYMAQVMSPDGVSISVKPSTLRFDKIGEHRTFSVTLKSRKVNAPKGYLFGELVWSDKTRSVRSPIAVRAM